In one window of Tachypleus tridentatus isolate NWPU-2018 chromosome 2, ASM421037v1, whole genome shotgun sequence DNA:
- the LOC143244071 gene encoding ras-related protein Rap-2a-like isoform X1: MINEAGNERKMREFKVVVLGSGGVGKSALTVQFVSGTFMEKYDPTIEDFYRKEIEVDSAPCVLEILDTAGTEQFASMRDLYIKNGQGFVVVYSITNHQTFQDIKNMKEQIMRVKNLDRVPVVVVGNKIDLEQQREVSSMEGMSLAQLWGCPFMEASAKNKCNVNEMFAEIVREMNLNPEPERPSHCCIVL; the protein is encoded by the exons ATGATTAATGAAGCAGGAAACGAACGAAA GATGAGAGaatttaaagttgttgttttgggAAGTGGAGGTGTTGGAAAGAGTGCTCTTACAGTTCAGTTTGTCTCGGGAACCTTCATGGAGAAATATGACCCCACAATAGAGGACTTTTATCGCAAAGAAATTGAGGTGGACTCTGCCCCATGTGTTTTGGAAATTCTAGATACTGCTGGTACTGAACAATTTGCTTCCATGCgagatttatacataaaaaatggaCAGGGTTTTGTTGTGGTATACAGCATTACCAATCATCAAACATTTCAAGACATTAAAAACATGAAAGAACAGATCATGAGAGTGAAGAATCTCGATCGCGTTCCAGTGGTGGTGGTTGGAAATAAGATAGATCTTGAACAGCAACGGGAAGTAAGTAGCATGGAAGGGATGTCTCTGGCTCAATTGTGGGGATGTCCGTTCATGGAAGCTTCAGCCAAAAACAAGTGCAATGTGAACGAAATGTTTGCTGAAATAGTACGTGAAATGAACTTAAACCCAGAGCCAGAAAGACCCAGTCATTGCTGTATTGTTCTCTGA
- the LOC143244071 gene encoding ras-related protein Rap-2a-like isoform X3 has translation MREFKVVVLGSGGVGKSALTVQFVSGTFMEKYDPTIEDFYRKEIEVDSAPCVLEILDTAGTEQFASMRDLYIKNGQGFVVVYSITNHQTFQDIKNMKEQIMRVKNLDRVPVVVVGNKIDLEQQREVSSMEGMSLAQLWGCPFMEASAKNKCNVNEMFAEIVREMNLNPEPERPSHCCIVL, from the coding sequence ATGAGAGaatttaaagttgttgttttgggAAGTGGAGGTGTTGGAAAGAGTGCTCTTACAGTTCAGTTTGTCTCGGGAACCTTCATGGAGAAATATGACCCCACAATAGAGGACTTTTATCGCAAAGAAATTGAGGTGGACTCTGCCCCATGTGTTTTGGAAATTCTAGATACTGCTGGTACTGAACAATTTGCTTCCATGCgagatttatacataaaaaatggaCAGGGTTTTGTTGTGGTATACAGCATTACCAATCATCAAACATTTCAAGACATTAAAAACATGAAAGAACAGATCATGAGAGTGAAGAATCTCGATCGCGTTCCAGTGGTGGTGGTTGGAAATAAGATAGATCTTGAACAGCAACGGGAAGTAAGTAGCATGGAAGGGATGTCTCTGGCTCAATTGTGGGGATGTCCGTTCATGGAAGCTTCAGCCAAAAACAAGTGCAATGTGAACGAAATGTTTGCTGAAATAGTACGTGAAATGAACTTAAACCCAGAGCCAGAAAGACCCAGTCATTGCTGTATTGTTCTCTGA
- the LOC143244071 gene encoding ras-related protein Rap-2a-like isoform X2 translates to MSRMREFKVVVLGSGGVGKSALTVQFVSGTFMEKYDPTIEDFYRKEIEVDSAPCVLEILDTAGTEQFASMRDLYIKNGQGFVVVYSITNHQTFQDIKNMKEQIMRVKNLDRVPVVVVGNKIDLEQQREVSSMEGMSLAQLWGCPFMEASAKNKCNVNEMFAEIVREMNLNPEPERPSHCCIVL, encoded by the exons ATGTCTAG GATGAGAGaatttaaagttgttgttttgggAAGTGGAGGTGTTGGAAAGAGTGCTCTTACAGTTCAGTTTGTCTCGGGAACCTTCATGGAGAAATATGACCCCACAATAGAGGACTTTTATCGCAAAGAAATTGAGGTGGACTCTGCCCCATGTGTTTTGGAAATTCTAGATACTGCTGGTACTGAACAATTTGCTTCCATGCgagatttatacataaaaaatggaCAGGGTTTTGTTGTGGTATACAGCATTACCAATCATCAAACATTTCAAGACATTAAAAACATGAAAGAACAGATCATGAGAGTGAAGAATCTCGATCGCGTTCCAGTGGTGGTGGTTGGAAATAAGATAGATCTTGAACAGCAACGGGAAGTAAGTAGCATGGAAGGGATGTCTCTGGCTCAATTGTGGGGATGTCCGTTCATGGAAGCTTCAGCCAAAAACAAGTGCAATGTGAACGAAATGTTTGCTGAAATAGTACGTGAAATGAACTTAAACCCAGAGCCAGAAAGACCCAGTCATTGCTGTATTGTTCTCTGA